ACTCCCAGGGGGGGACTCTCAGGTAGGTGGAAGAAAGGAACGAGGACCAGCGAGAAGTAACTGCGTTCAAAGGATTTAGTAAAATTAGTTCAAAGCGAACCCGTGGAAAGTCTTAGAACTTGAGTAAACTAAATTACCCCCAATCGAAAGAAAATAACTTCGATGATTGGGCCAACTCGTGGCTGGAAATaaatgttttcttttttggtaGGGATGTACAGaggatatttttttaaagaaaaatcttAAAATTATATGGTAGCGATTTGTGTAGGTTGGTTGTATGTATTTCTTTCCACGACGACCATCGTGTAAATCtgatcaaaaaaaaaggacaATGAGTGAGAGAAAGAATACTAGatttctgttgttgatgttgtcGCCACCAAAACTggagggaaaaaaaaagaagaaaaatctaTAAACTGaagtttaaaaaagaaCTTGAATCTCTCAGAACTACACTAGAACAGCATAGTGGAACCATAGAAACATGCCAGAATCTAAGGATATTAAAATGAAGGATGTTCAGCAAGATGATGTATCCTCTGAAATAGACACATTGGTCAAGGAAATTGAACAgtcttttattttgttaaGTAAAGTTGCCACAACTTTCGACAATAGATACGTTTCAAAAGTGTTCAGAGACTTGGGTCCATTGAGAAGAAAATTGGTCAAGAATGGGAATTCAGTGTTAGCAACTGTCATAAACAACACATACCCGCAAACTCATAactcaaaaaaatatttattaaagtATTTGAATGAATCGCCAACTTCAGTGGGAAACGATGCAATGGATGTTGATAATACCACATTGATTCCAGAAATTGAACTTTACATACATCTCTTGGTTCAAGTTTATCTTTTAGATACTGGTAAATTGGAGGAATTGAATTCCTTAGGAGAACATGTGGtccaattgatgaaatcaTTCAATAGACGTTCATTGGACTTTATTCAGGCAAAGGTATGGTTTTATGTATGCAGGGCTAAAGAGTTGATTGGAGATTTATATTCGATTCGTCCAGAGTTACTGTACAGTTTGAGAACAGCCACCTTGAGACATGATATAGAAACAACAGCATCGGTCATCACATTACTATTAAGAAATTACTTATTGACCCACGACATCAGTCAAGCTTCTGATTTGGTAGAAAAAGTCGAATTTCCTGAAAATGCTGGTAATGCGTTAGTTGCTAGatactattactatttgGCAAGAATCAATGCCATCCAGTTGGACTATTCTACTGCAAATGAGTGTGTTATAACCGCGATCAGAAAAGCACCACAAACATCTTTAGCCAACGGATTTGTCCAAGCAGCTACTAAATTGAGCATtgttattgaattgttaATGGGAGATATTCCGGAATTgaaagttttcaaaaacaagtCTGGCAATTTGGAACCTTACTTCAATGTTACTAAGGCCGTGAGATTGGGTGATATTAAGTTATTTGGTGAGGTATTGCACAAGTTTGAAGCTGACTTCAAAAAGGATGACAATTTCACTTTGGTTTCTAGATTACGTCAGAACGTTATAAAGACAGGTATTAGAATCATATCATTGTCATACTCCAAAATATCGTTAAAGGATATATGCATCAAATTGCATTTGGATTCTGAGGAATCAACAGAATACATTGTTTCCAAAGCTATAAGAGATGGTGTCATAGAGGCCAGCATCAACCATCAAAAGGGATACATGCAAAGTAAAGAATTGTTGGATGTGTACTCTACAAAATTGCCTCAAGCAGAGTTTGACCAAAGAATTAAGTTCTGTTTGTCATTGCATAATGAGAGTGTCAAATCCATGAGATATccaaatgataatgaaaaagaaaatgccaacaaagaaattgaaccaAGTGAGGAAgttgaattattgaaagCTATTGAAGAAGGAGATTTGGATGACTTTATGGATTAAATCAACTAAAAAGTTTAAGAACCTTTTGTATAGGATTTTTAGAGTGTAATACaagatatatttttttttttgcctttATCCGGATAATATGatcaataatatattttcaccagcgaaaaaaaaaagaaaaaaagtataatcataataataacaatagatCTTAAACAACCGATTCTTCATCAAGACATGGTGGAAAAACAGTTTAACATAGACCTAGAGTTAAATGATACTGGTCATATAGATCCATTCTTACAAGATGAGTATGTTTGCTTTCTAACTTTATTGGTATTTTTGGTTCTGTTTTTTAGTTTACTAACCTTGACCAAGagataaattgaaacttGAGGAACTAATTCCACGAATTTTATTTGAACGTAAATCATTTTTGAATGTGACGGAGGATTCTttgagaaaagaaatagacAATTCATTGAAGATTTCCGAAGAGGATGCTTTAGACACTGAAGAAAGTAGAGAGGACACAGTTGAAGCAGATCAACAAGAAGTGTTCAATAAACACAAGTTTGAATTATcgaaaaatataaacaatgCACTTAATGAAACCCAACTTTCCTTAGATTTTGTATCCTTATTAATATCTTCAGTGAAACCAAGTTTGGCAAAATCTACCATTTCACCACACTTGTCAAAATTTGTCAAACCGACATCTTTAAATTCGGATAGATTGGGTCAAGATAGTAATGATAATCAAGAGAGTAAGGCTACTGATTCTTTTGGACAAGGATGGAAATTGGAGTCACTTGGAAAGATAACCGATCTTTTCAGAGAAGCTAGTACTAATTTAAACGATCAAGTTATCAAAGAAAGACGATATTGGaatatgataaatttgGTGCTTGCCAACGACGAGGTTCTATTTCGAATGAGGGACCCCCAAAATAATGCTAGAGCAATAGGAGTGAAATATGGGTATGGAGATTCAGGATCAAATTTTCACGACCAAGGGTTGGCATTGTTACGCAAGGACAACCAAACAGGAGAAATCTCATTTCACCCCATATCGTCAATCAACAATGCTAAAATTGTAGAAAAAGTTTCGAGATTTATTAGAGTGAAAATTTTGAGCCAAATAGATGGGGACTATATGCTTACAGGACAgtcaatttttaattttgattttgaaaaaagcaAGCAAAGCATAATTAATGACATCGAAAAGGCTagattctttttatttgagGAGGACttgtttcatcaattgatacGCGAGGCCAAATTGTTGGTAAACTACAATGTGTCAATCATATcgaataaaataataattgaaatcaacaacattattattgaaatagaGTCTATCGTGTATGATGAGTTGAATGAGGAGGAACTAGAAAACTATTACCAGAATGTAAATGAATATTCCACCTTACACAATAAAAAGTGTCAGCTTATTTTAAACTACTTGAAACTTATGCTTTGTTGTTATTACAAATACAATCTCAAATTGAAACAGAAGGTTCCAACAGCATTGACTAAATGGAAGCAGAGTAACTCCCATCCTTTGATTTTGCGTCCGTTAGTGGGTAATATGAGGCATGAGTTAAATTTGCTAAATATGAAGAGTGTTTTAGATCGATTAATGCACGCTCATGAGAGTGAACTTTCTTATTCCAAACTAGATGTGGAGAAGTTTATTAACTTAGCCACAAGAAGCAAAAAGCAAAACCCATTCCAAAAGTCAATTGAAAAGCCAATTTCAAAGTTCCATTTAGTTTTATGCAACAAAACCTCTAATATGTTGGACGTCAACATACAATTGACAACTAATGAGCTGTTTGTCAATCTAATCATCAATATGAcaattattagatttgaGACAGAAGACGATTTTAAGAACAATGTCAATGGTATTAACGTTCTACAGCTTGGGTTCAGTGATTTCAATGAAATCGAAGAATGCTTGGATTGGTCGATCCAAAATTTTGTATAGTATATGTACAAGTATTTAACGAAAAGTATTATAACATTCAGGTATAAATATAACCACTGTACATCACTGTTCATCTAGTTCAACTACCCTGACTTGCTCGTCGTGTGCTGTTCTAATGGCCTCGCTATTTTCTTCCACAAATTTCTTCATACGGTAATACTTTTCATCTCTCAAATTATTATAGATTAAGAAATTACCCCATATCTCGAACAATACGTATGTTATCACCAAGCTGTTGCTAACTATACTTGTAGGgacaaaataaatatatgcTGCTAAACAGAAATATCCCAGCAATCTGATAGGAACCAAGTTCTCAAAATAAGACCAATTTTCGGCCAATAATGGAATCAAGTCACTTAGGGCCAAGGAAATAAATACAATGGAAGCCATTCCTAGTAATGGATTTGTGGGTGTTAGTCTAATCAATGGAACTTGCATTGCTTGTCCCAATAACACGATGAAGCCCGTCATTGACAAAGCATCA
This genomic stretch from Candida albicans SC5314 chromosome 1, complete sequence harbors:
- the RPN3 gene encoding proteasome regulatory particle lid subunit (Putative non-ATPase regulatory subunit of the 26S proteasome lid; amphotericin B repressed; oxidative stress-induced via Cap1p) — encoded protein: MPESKDIKMKDVQQDDVSSEIDTLVKEIEQSFILLSKVATTFDNRYVSKVFRDLGPLRRKLVKNGNSVLATVINNTYPQTHNSKKYLLKYLNESPTSVGNDAMDVDNTTLIPEIELYIHLLVQVYLLDTGKLEELNSLGEHVVQLMKSFNRRSLDFIQAKVWFYVCRAKELIGDLYSIRPELSYSLRTATLRHDIETTASVITLLLRNYLLTHDISQASDLVEKVEFPENAGNALVARYYYYLARINAIQLDYSTANECVITAIRKAPQTSLANGFVQAATKLSIVIELLMGDIPELKVFKNKSGNLEPYFNVTKAVRLGDIKLFGEVLHKFEADFKKDDNFTLVSRLRQNVIKTGIRIISLSYSKISLKDICIKLHLDSEESTEYIVSKAIRDGVIEASINHQKGYMQSKELLDVYSTKLPQAEFDQRIKFCLSLHNESVKSMRYPNDNEKENANKEIEPSEEVELLKAIEEGDLDDFMD
- the MED17 gene encoding Med17p (Putative RNA polymerase II mediator complex subunit; possibly an essential gene, disruptants not obtained by UAU1 method), producing the protein MVEKQFNIDLELNDTGHIDPFLQDEDKLKLEELIPRILFERKSFLNVTEDSLRKEIDNSLKISEEDALDTEESREDTVEADQQEVFNKHKFELSKNINNALNETQLSLDFVSLLISSVKPSLAKSTISPHLSKFVKPTSLNSDRLGQDSNDNQESKATDSFGQGWKLESLGKITDLFREASTNLNDQVIKERRYWNMINLVLANDEVLFRMRDPQNNARAIGVKYGYGDSGSNFHDQGLALLRKDNQTGEISFHPISSINNAKIVEKVSRFIRVKILSQIDGDYMLTGQSIFNFDFEKSKQSIINDIEKARFFLFEEDLFHQLIREAKLLVNYNVSIISNKIIIEINNIIIEIESIVYDELNEEELENYYQNVNEYSTLHNKKCQLILNYLKLMLCCYYKYNLKLKQKVPTALTKWKQSNSHPLILRPLVGNMRHELNLLNMKSVLDRLMHAHESELSYSKLDVEKFINLATRSKKQNPFQKSIEKPISKFHLVLCNKTSNMLDVNIQLTTNESFVNLIINMTIIRFETEDDFKNNVNGINVLQLGFSDFNEIEECLDWSIQNFV
- a CDS encoding uncharacterized protein (Ortholog(s) have role in mitochondrial genome maintenance and endoplasmic reticulum localization), whose translation is MTGFIVLLGQAMQVPLIRLTPTNPLLGMASIVFISLALSDLIPLLAENWSYFENLVPIRLSGYFCLAAYIYFVPTSIVSNSLVITYVLFEIWGNFLIYNNLRDEKYYRMKKFVEENSEAIRTAHDEQVRVVELDEQ